The following are encoded in a window of Microcaecilia unicolor chromosome 14, aMicUni1.1, whole genome shotgun sequence genomic DNA:
- the LOC115458427 gene encoding olfactory receptor 1009-like, with the protein MEEENITTMTEFLILGFYEFPELQIPISFLFLLIYLTILMGNLTIIIMTCLDPRLQTPMYFFLCNLSFLDISYTSVTLPKLLDVSLRNSHHISAIGCFTQMYYFLFSVCVEFLLLTMMAYDRFVAICHPLRYSVIMNLRLCVLMAIGSWIYGIVEPVTHTVLVSHLSYCGSREINHFFCDISALLKLSCTNTSTIDHMTSVLAVLVVLPCFLLTMTSYIYIISSILRIRSSEGRRKAFSTCSSHLTVVTLFYVSLTCLYAKPTSMQSLDLNKLIALLYNVLIPLLNPIIYSLKNRDLKEAIRKVVKRTQFPSTQKKIFLVSKG; encoded by the coding sequence ATGGAAGAGGAAAATATTACCACAATGACAGAATTCCTCATTCTGGGGTTTTATGAGTTCCCAGAGCTGCAAATccccatttcctttctgtttttactGATTTACCTGACCATCCtgatggggaacctcactataatAATCATGACGTGCCTGGACCCTCGTCTGCAGACCCCCATGTACTTTTTCCTCTGTAACTTGTCCTTCCTCGATATCTCTTACACCTCAGTCACTCTCCCCAAACTATTGGACGTCTCCTTAAGAAACAGTCACCATATTTCTGCAATCGGGTGTTTTacacagatgtattatttcttattttcagtATGTGTAGAATTTCTGCTGCTTACCATGATGGCTTATGATCGCTTTGTGGCGATATGTCACCCCCTACGGTACAGTGTAATTATGAATCTGAGACTCTGTGTACTGATGGCCATTGGGTCCTGGATCTATGGGATTGTAGAACCAGTGACACACACTGTCCTTGTATCACATTTATCCTATTGTGGGTCCCGGGAGATCAACCATTTCTTTTGTGATATCTCGGCATTGCTAAAACTCTCCTGCACCAACACTTCCACCATTGATCATATGACTTCTGTTTTGGCTGTGCTTGTAGTGTTGCCCTGCTTTCTGTTAACCATGACGTCTTACATCTACATCATCTCCAGCATCCTGAGGATCCGTTCCTCGGAGGGAAGACGcaaagccttctccacctgctcctcccacctCACAGTGGTTACTCTGTTCTATGTATCTCTGACATGTCTGTATGCAAAACCAACATCCATGCAGTCCCTGGACCTAAACAAGCTAATTGCTCTGCTGTATAATGTTTTAATCCCCTTGTTAAATCCTATCATTTATAGCCTGAAAAACAGAGATCTAAAAGAAGCCATAAGAAAAGTTGTAAAAAGAACGCAATTTCCTTCAACtcagaagaaaatttttcttgtGAGCAAAGGTTAA